The following coding sequences lie in one Candidatus Neptunochlamydia sp. REUL1 genomic window:
- the rpmJ gene encoding 50S ribosomal protein L36: protein MKVRASVKADPGKGDKIVRRRGRLYVINKRNPNRKQRQKGPARKK, encoded by the coding sequence ATGAAAGTGCGTGCATCTGTAAAAGCAGATCCCGGTAAAGGGGATAAGATTGTTAGACGGCGGGGGCGACTCTATGTGATTAACAAACGGAACCCCAACCGTAAGCAACGACAAAAAGGACCAGCTAGGAAAAAATAG
- the rpsN gene encoding 30S ribosomal protein S14, which yields MARKAMIEKEKKRERLVQMKWEQRQELKKIVRNLEVSDEERMDAQDKLNKLSPNSSKIRLRNRCRLTGRCRGYLRKFNLSRLCFREMALAGLIPGVTKSSW from the coding sequence ATGGCTAGAAAAGCAATGATCGAAAAAGAGAAGAAGCGTGAGCGACTCGTTCAAATGAAATGGGAGCAACGGCAAGAACTCAAAAAAATCGTTCGAAACCTCGAAGTGAGTGATGAAGAACGAATGGATGCTCAAGATAAGCTCAATAAGCTTTCCCCAAACTCATCAAAAATTCGTCTCCGTAATCGCTGCCGCCTTACAGGCCGCTGCCGTGGATACCTTCGTAAATTTAACTTATCTCGTTTGTGTTTCCGTGAGATGGCCCTTGCTGGTCTGATTCCGGGAGTTACAAAGTCTTCTTGGTAG
- a CDS encoding DUF4339 domain-containing protein, whose amino-acid sequence MARWRGRNPAIWFFLGVVLGIIALIVLYFLPQKETLATAMAAPMQKAAISISPNEETSEKPPEKLWYYLDSEKAQFGPMSFSALQEAWDDDKITASTYIWNEDMENWVRLESLIDLHARIRRAP is encoded by the coding sequence ATGGCCAGATGGCGTGGAAGAAACCCCGCAATTTGGTTTTTTCTTGGAGTGGTTCTCGGAATAATCGCATTGATTGTCCTTTATTTTCTCCCTCAGAAAGAAACTCTGGCAACTGCAATGGCAGCTCCAATGCAAAAAGCAGCCATCTCCATTTCGCCAAATGAGGAGACTTCCGAAAAACCTCCAGAAAAGCTTTGGTATTATCTAGATTCAGAAAAAGCTCAATTTGGCCCAATGAGTTTCTCTGCTCTTCAGGAGGCATGGGACGATGATAAAATCACTGCATCGACCTATATTTGGAATGAAGATATGGAAAACTGGGTGCGTCTTGAAAGTCTTATTGACCTCCATGCACGCATAAGAAGAGCCCCTTAA
- a CDS encoding Asp23/Gls24 family envelope stress response protein has translation MYDQFKELDTKELKFADTVFVRDIETRVFQAIVIKCLADIEGVSLLEGNLLDNLLGREGNERIKGIHVEQDSKNHSVSIKVEVNVAHGISIPEKAEELQSKITGEVCKLTGLHVSCVHVVFKALISDVPLEQIIEEEIEKEEEEFNSEEF, from the coding sequence ATGTATGACCAATTTAAGGAGCTCGATACAAAAGAGCTAAAGTTTGCTGATACGGTCTTTGTAAGAGATATTGAGACGCGTGTTTTTCAAGCAATAGTCATCAAGTGTTTAGCAGACATCGAGGGTGTTTCTCTTTTGGAAGGGAACCTTTTGGATAATTTGCTTGGAAGGGAAGGGAATGAACGGATCAAGGGGATTCATGTGGAGCAGGATTCTAAAAATCACTCCGTTAGCATTAAGGTTGAAGTAAATGTAGCCCATGGGATCTCTATCCCCGAAAAAGCAGAAGAGTTGCAGTCGAAGATTACTGGAGAAGTTTGCAAATTAACAGGGCTCCATGTTTCGTGCGTTCATGTTGTATTTAAGGCTCTGATTTCCGATGTGCCACTCGAACAGATCATTGAAGAAGAGATTGAAAAGGAAGAAGAAGAGTTTAATTCGGAAGAATTCTGA
- the uvrC gene encoding excinuclease ABC subunit UvrC, with translation MEKPPLMNPEKLKNIPNEPGVYLMKNEGGEILYIGKAKQLCKRVKQYFIPGRDGRMMVPFLTSQVVKIDTIVTFSEKEALLLENNLIKKHQPKYNVLLKDDKTFISLTVNHRHQWPMIRIVRHRGKPKEGELSFGPYTSAFAARQTLDLMNRVFKLRQCSDRELSSRHRPCLLYSIKRCIAPCAAKCTKKEYDEEVKRCIDFLKGNDKQVIKELKEEMLKASERLEFERAGALRKTIDQIEHVTHSKQAIVRSKGKDCDIFALYHEGKHHIISKLVYREGRLIGADHFKFIELASTDEEIWESFLLQHYQQEEFRPPEILLSSSLRTQKTLEELIDVSITHPKKGEKAHLIQLALKNAKSLFTEKQSKEELLLDLQETCGLAHCPVRIQCFDTSNISGTDLVACMVGFTDGKRDKEKTRLFKIKGIDKPDDYGAMREVLLRHYSKAKEKDDLPDLTMVDGGKGQLNVALEVFKELGIANVDVISLAKEDGRHDKGLNFEKIFIPHKKDPIFLSPRSSTLFILQQIRDEAHRVAITYHRKRRSKRLIQTELDGIPGIGPKKRTLLLKHFGSVKQIKEASKDQLEELPGLSKQDVEVLLNFQQTSR, from the coding sequence ATGGAAAAACCACCTCTCATGAACCCCGAAAAGCTCAAAAACATTCCCAATGAGCCAGGCGTCTATCTGATGAAAAATGAGGGCGGGGAAATCCTTTATATTGGGAAAGCAAAGCAGCTCTGCAAACGAGTCAAACAATATTTTATTCCAGGCAGAGATGGCAGGATGATGGTTCCGTTCCTTACCTCACAGGTAGTGAAAATTGATACTATCGTTACCTTCTCTGAAAAAGAGGCCCTCCTTCTAGAAAATAACCTCATCAAGAAACACCAACCAAAATATAATGTCCTTCTCAAAGATGATAAGACATTCATTAGTCTGACAGTGAATCACAGGCATCAGTGGCCTATGATTCGCATTGTGCGTCATCGAGGAAAACCTAAAGAAGGGGAGCTTTCATTTGGTCCCTATACAAGCGCTTTTGCGGCACGGCAAACCCTTGATTTAATGAATCGTGTCTTTAAGCTCCGCCAATGCTCTGATCGTGAACTTTCCTCTCGCCATCGGCCTTGCCTTCTATACTCTATTAAGCGCTGCATTGCTCCGTGTGCTGCAAAGTGCACCAAGAAAGAATACGACGAGGAAGTTAAGCGCTGTATAGACTTTCTTAAGGGAAATGACAAACAGGTCATTAAAGAACTCAAAGAAGAAATGCTCAAGGCTTCTGAGCGTTTAGAGTTTGAAAGAGCAGGAGCACTGAGGAAAACGATCGATCAGATTGAACATGTCACACATAGTAAGCAGGCCATTGTTCGCTCTAAGGGAAAGGATTGTGACATTTTTGCTCTTTACCACGAGGGGAAACACCACATCATTTCCAAGCTTGTATACCGAGAGGGACGGCTGATTGGCGCCGATCATTTTAAGTTTATTGAACTTGCCTCTACAGACGAAGAGATTTGGGAATCCTTCCTTCTTCAACATTATCAACAAGAAGAATTCCGTCCCCCAGAAATCCTCCTCTCAAGTTCCTTAAGAACTCAAAAGACACTAGAAGAACTTATTGACGTCTCCATCACGCACCCAAAAAAAGGAGAGAAAGCCCACCTCATTCAGTTGGCATTAAAAAATGCAAAGTCCCTTTTTACTGAAAAGCAATCCAAAGAAGAACTTCTTCTTGATTTACAAGAAACTTGTGGGCTTGCCCATTGTCCGGTCCGGATCCAGTGCTTCGATACTTCCAATATTTCCGGGACTGACCTGGTTGCCTGCATGGTGGGCTTTACCGATGGGAAAAGAGACAAGGAGAAAACACGTCTCTTTAAAATAAAGGGAATCGATAAACCAGACGATTACGGCGCAATGCGCGAGGTCCTTTTGCGCCACTATAGCAAAGCAAAGGAAAAAGATGACCTCCCCGATTTGACAATGGTCGACGGGGGAAAAGGGCAGCTAAATGTCGCTTTGGAGGTTTTTAAAGAGTTAGGAATTGCCAATGTTGATGTCATTTCTCTTGCCAAAGAAGACGGGAGGCACGACAAAGGACTCAATTTTGAAAAAATCTTCATTCCCCATAAAAAAGATCCTATCTTTCTTTCTCCTCGCTCTTCTACTCTTTTTATTCTGCAGCAAATCCGGGACGAAGCACATCGAGTTGCCATTACTTATCACCGAAAACGACGAAGCAAACGTCTTATCCAAACCGAGCTAGATGGAATTCCAGGGATTGGCCCAAAGAAGCGTACCCTTCTTTTAAAACACTTTGGAAGTGTGAAACAGATCAAAGAAGCTTCAAAAGATCAACTTGAAGAACTTCCAGGACTTTCAAAGCAAGATGTTGAAGTTCTTCTCAATTTTCAACAAACGTCACGGTAA
- the mutS gene encoding DNA mismatch repair protein MutS, whose translation MNTATKQSPMMVQWNACKQKAKDALLLFRLGDFYEAFYEDAKLLSDAADVTLTQRQGIPMSGVPAQSAEGYIEKLVEKGFLVAIAEQVEDAKSVKGLVKREVVRVVSPGTLLSSLPEKDNNFFGCLCSLNQTFALALLDISTGELRVSEASEIQKLQDELTRRGPSEVLISERDQQTFAPFLKEFPLRITKKENWHFDSQTTFNTLIRHFKLHSLDGFGLQGMITATTAAGALLSHIQNELSLSTTHIKSIVLDELSSYMAIDQATQRNLELTAPLHKGGKNFTLLKLLDHTHTPMGARLFKSWLTHPLLSAERVQKRQEGVEELMEHLSLKEKLRPIRDLERLMMRISTGSASPRDLTGLKVSLEVLPSLNEMIKTFQSPLFKSLVLPDVSPIAQHIKAVLVDDPPAKLGDGKVINPGVNTELDELRSLKSNSQAWIANYQTELRDLTGIKTLKVIFSKAFGYCIEVSRGQADRMPLTFQRRQTLVNNERFISPELKSYEEKVLTAEEKIYGIEKHLYQELRAEVASHIDTIFSLSRSIATLDVLLSLAIVAKTHRYTKPVIDEGSRLEIEVGKHPVIEASLLDDSFIPNDTHLSQNKCLFLITGPNMAGKSTYIRQVALITIMAQMGSYVPAKRAHIGIVDKVFSRIGASDDLSRGQSTFMIEMTETANILHNATSRSLVILDEIGRGTSTFDGISIAWAVAENLLKVGCKTLFATHYWELTELEEHHAGASNVHVAVQEAADRIIFLRKIVAGSTDKSYGIHVARLAGLPQPVLKRAHEVLHKLEEKDLDSPPKPEEQLSFFSATDPSPKESTLEKLAESVQKLDLNTTTPLEALKKIQEWKNHLS comes from the coding sequence ATGAATACGGCAACGAAGCAATCCCCCATGATGGTGCAGTGGAATGCCTGCAAACAAAAAGCAAAAGATGCCCTCCTTCTATTTCGTTTAGGAGATTTTTATGAAGCTTTTTACGAGGATGCAAAGCTCCTCTCTGACGCCGCAGATGTTACTCTAACACAAAGGCAGGGAATTCCTATGAGTGGAGTTCCTGCTCAATCTGCTGAGGGATATATTGAAAAACTTGTCGAGAAGGGTTTTTTAGTCGCGATTGCCGAACAAGTTGAAGATGCAAAATCGGTGAAAGGTCTTGTAAAACGCGAGGTGGTTCGCGTTGTTTCTCCTGGAACTCTTTTGAGCTCTCTTCCAGAAAAAGATAACAACTTTTTCGGTTGCTTATGCTCCTTGAATCAAACCTTTGCCTTAGCCCTCCTCGATATTTCGACGGGAGAGCTCCGCGTGAGTGAAGCAAGTGAAATTCAAAAGCTTCAAGACGAGCTTACGAGGCGTGGACCTTCGGAAGTTCTTATTTCTGAGCGGGATCAACAAACCTTTGCACCCTTTCTCAAAGAATTTCCTCTAAGGATCACTAAGAAAGAAAATTGGCACTTTGATTCTCAAACCACATTTAACACCCTAATCCGCCATTTCAAACTGCACTCTCTTGATGGCTTTGGCCTGCAAGGAATGATCACAGCAACTACGGCAGCAGGAGCCCTTCTTTCTCATATTCAGAACGAGCTGAGCCTTTCAACCACACATATCAAATCGATTGTTCTAGATGAGCTCTCTTCCTATATGGCAATCGATCAGGCAACTCAGCGCAACCTCGAGCTCACAGCTCCCCTTCATAAGGGAGGGAAGAATTTCACCCTTTTAAAACTTCTAGACCATACCCATACTCCGATGGGAGCTCGCCTCTTTAAGTCATGGCTTACTCACCCTCTCCTCTCTGCGGAAAGAGTTCAGAAAAGGCAAGAAGGCGTTGAAGAACTTATGGAGCATCTTTCTCTAAAAGAAAAGCTCCGTCCTATCCGAGACCTTGAACGACTGATGATGCGCATCTCTACTGGAAGTGCCTCGCCCCGAGACCTAACAGGATTGAAAGTTTCTTTAGAGGTACTCCCCTCCTTAAATGAAATGATTAAGACCTTCCAGTCTCCTCTTTTTAAATCTCTTGTACTTCCTGATGTTTCTCCCATTGCTCAGCACATAAAAGCAGTTCTTGTCGATGATCCCCCTGCCAAATTAGGGGATGGAAAGGTGATTAACCCAGGAGTAAATACTGAACTAGATGAGCTTCGTTCTTTAAAAAGTAATAGCCAGGCGTGGATTGCTAACTATCAAACCGAGCTCAGAGACCTTACGGGGATAAAAACCCTTAAAGTCATCTTTAGTAAAGCCTTTGGATATTGCATTGAAGTGAGTCGAGGACAGGCGGATCGGATGCCCTTAACATTTCAGAGAAGACAAACCCTCGTCAATAATGAACGGTTCATTTCCCCAGAGCTTAAAAGTTATGAGGAAAAAGTCCTCACCGCTGAAGAGAAAATTTACGGGATAGAAAAGCATCTTTACCAAGAGCTTCGAGCTGAGGTCGCATCGCATATCGACACGATCTTTTCCCTTTCAAGATCTATTGCCACTCTCGATGTTCTTCTCTCTTTAGCAATTGTTGCCAAAACTCATCGCTACACAAAACCTGTGATTGACGAAGGAAGTAGGCTAGAAATCGAAGTAGGCAAACACCCTGTCATTGAGGCTTCTCTTCTCGATGATTCATTTATCCCAAACGATACCCACCTAAGCCAAAATAAATGTCTCTTTCTCATTACCGGCCCAAATATGGCAGGGAAATCCACCTATATTCGACAAGTGGCGCTGATTACAATCATGGCGCAAATGGGGTCCTACGTCCCTGCAAAAAGGGCACATATTGGAATTGTAGATAAGGTATTCAGTCGTATTGGAGCCAGTGATGACCTGTCGCGTGGACAATCCACATTTATGATTGAAATGACGGAAACGGCCAACATTCTTCACAATGCTACTTCCAGATCACTTGTGATTTTGGATGAAATTGGACGAGGAACCAGTACGTTTGATGGGATTTCAATTGCTTGGGCGGTTGCTGAGAACTTACTAAAAGTGGGATGTAAAACCCTTTTTGCCACCCATTATTGGGAGCTCACTGAGCTTGAGGAGCACCATGCTGGAGCAAGCAATGTGCATGTTGCAGTGCAAGAAGCTGCTGATAGAATTATATTCTTAAGAAAAATCGTTGCTGGAAGTACCGACAAGAGCTATGGGATTCATGTGGCTCGCCTTGCTGGACTTCCACAGCCAGTCTTGAAACGAGCCCATGAAGTCCTCCATAAACTTGAAGAAAAAGATCTTGATTCTCCCCCTAAGCCAGAAGAGCAACTCTCTTTTTTTTCGGCAACAGATCCCTCTCCAAAAGAATCTACACTTGAGAAGCTTGCAGAATCAGTTCAAAAACTCGATCTAAACACGACAACTCCTCTTGAAGCTCTCAAAAAAATTCAAGAATGGAAAAACCACCTCTCATGA